The sequence AATAGATGCGAACCTAAATAGGCTAAAAGAAGGGCTTCGCGTTGTTGAAGATATAAAAAGATATGTCTTTGATGACGCTAAGCTCGCCTACAAAATAAAATCCCTCCGCCACAAGGCAAAGATCCCGCAAAAAGAATTTTTAAAATTTAGAAATTCTCAAAACGACGTTTTAAAAACTAGCACAAAAAGCGAGCAAGCTAGAGAAAATTTAGACGAGATAATCACTGCAAATTTCAAGCGCGCCCAGGAAAGCGCTCGCGTGCTTGAAGAGTGCTTTAAGCTCATAAATTTAGAACAAGCCGAGCTTTTTAAAAGCATAAGATACGAGCTTTATGAGCTTGAAAAAGAACTTTAACTAAAAATTTAAATCTTTTCTTGTATAATCGCAAACAATTATTTTTAAAAATTTAAAGGAAATTTCGTGAGTTTAATATTTTTGATCTTACAGTTTGCTCTAGCTGTCATCATAACTATCGCTGTTTTACTTCAAAAAAGCTCATCTATCGGACTTGGGGCATATAGCGGAAGTAACGAGAGTCTTTTTGGAGCAAAAGGACCAGCTGGATTTTTAGCTAAATTTACTTTTATCGTAGGTATTTTATTTATCTTAAATACACTTGCACTTGGATACTTCTACAATAAAGATCTAAAACGCTCTATCGTTGATAGCGTCGATAGTAAATCTCTAGTCATACCAAAATCGAACGACGTACCATCAGCTCCTAGTGCACCACAGACTCCAGCAAAATAACAATGATAAAAACACTTTTAGCGTCATTCTTGACGCTAACATTTGCTTTAGCAGACGCTCATATTTTAGTCTATCATCGCTTTGATGATCCAAGACATACAAGCACTGATATTTCTATTAAAAATTTAAGAGAGCAGTTTGAATATTTCAAAAATAATGGCTATGAAGTCGTTAAACTTTCAAAGTTAGTCGATGCTGTAAATGCTGGCGAAAAAATACCTGATAACTGGATCGTCATCACTGTAGATGATGGTTATAAAAGTTTCTATGACAAGGCCCTTAGTGTATTTAAAGAGTATAACTATCCATTTGCACTAATGCTTTATGTGGAAGCCAGTGCAAATAAATATGGCGATTATTTGGATTTTGATCAGATTAAAGAACTTGAGGCCTACGGCGAGATCGGCTACCACTCATACGCGCACCCAAGGATGACGAAGCTTAGCGACGAGGCACTAAGAGAGGATTTTCAAAAAGGCGTAGAGACCTTTGAAAAACATATGGGTTATAAGCCAAAATTTTTTGCAGTGCCATACGGCGAGATCGATAGTCGAGTCGTAAAACTTGCAAAAGAATTTGGTTTTTTAGCGCTTTTAAATCAAAACTCAGGTGCAGTTTCAGACAAGAGTGATGTTTACGATCTTTATAGAACACCAGTAATGAACGGTACCAAAATAGCACTGACTTTTAATAGCAAATTTCTAAATGCCCAGTGGATATTTCCGGATAGCTATCCACAAAATAATGCAATAGACAAACTCATTATAAAAACTGATACAAATGCTAGCGAAGGTAGTTTTTTCATGACTGGCTTTAATGGCTTTAAAAAGGTACCTATGACAAATGGTGTTTTTGAGTGTAAATTTAACCCACCGCTCGATAAACGCAAAGTTTTAATATCACTAAAAGTAGATTATCAACGAAGTACAAAACTTCTAATAAAGGACATCAATGCTAAATAAAATTTACGAAACACAAAAAGAAGGCTGCGAAAAAGCAATAGCTTCATTAAAACGTGACTTTACAACGCTTAGAACAGGCAAGGTAAATATTAATATCGTAGATCATGTAATGGTTGATTATTACGGCTCACCAACTCCACTTAACCAAGTAGCCACTGTGCTTACAAGCGACGCTTCAACTATCGCTATCACACCTTGGGAAAAGAGCATGATAAAAGCGATCTCTTCAGCTATCCAAGCAGCAAATATCGGTGTCAATCCAAATAGCGATGGTGAGAGCGTTAAGCTATTTTTTCCACCTATGACTGTTGAGCAACGCCAAGAAAACGCAAAACATGCAAAATCAATGGGAGAAAAAGCCAAAGTCAGTATAAGAAACGTAAGAAAAGATGCAAATGATGAAGTCAAAAAGCTTGAAAAAGACAAAGCTATAACTGAGGACGAGAGCAAAAAGGGACAGGATGAGGTTCAAAAGATAACTGACACCTACACTGCAAAAATCGATACTCTTGTAAAAGAAAAAGAAGCCGAGCTTTTAAAAATCTAAAATTTTTAGAAATTTTTCCTTATCTAGCTACTTTTATGTAGCTAGATATTCTCTCAAAATAATATTTCAAAAAAATATTTATCAGCAAGTAGTTTAATTTTTTGTCTGTTGTGTTTTATCTATTAAATATAAATAGATCCTAACTACATAAAACATAGCCACCACTTTGTCTTTAAACTATTTCCATGGATTGCTTTAATTTAAATTTTTATTTTGGATTCGTCTTAAATTCTTTATTCAATATTATTAATTTTACATATATTATTTTAAGAATTTAAGGCAGCTAAAAATAAAATATAAAAACTCTTAAACTTTCCATTATCTTACAGTATCTTACTTTGAATAAGTAATTTTATACTATTTTTAGTTTTAGTAAATTTTAGACTAAATTTTTATAAAAATTTTCTTATAGCCATTATGAACAATAAATCTAGGTAATGCTTTATAAAATATACAAGAAATTAGATAGGTGGCCGGGAGATAGGGATTCGAACCCCAGGAGGCTTTCACACCTCAACGGTTTTCAAGACCGCCGCTTTCGACCGCTCAGCCATCTCCCGAATTAAAGATTTGTGATTATAACCAACTTTGCTTAAAATTTACTATAATCTCTAAATTTTACTCTGTTTTTTCTTTAATATATGTAGCTCCATCATTTATCTTTTCTTTGGTCCATTCTTTAGCATTATGAGTATCTTCTTTTACGCCATGCCAAGTATTTGAACAACCAGCTACAAAAAATGCTATACAAGCTGCTAAAAGTAAATTTCTCACTGTTATTCCTTCGAGTAGTTATTTTTGAAGTTTGGAGGCGACACCCGGATTCGAACCGGGGATCAAAGCTTTGCAGGCTCATGCCTTACCACTTGGCCATGTCGCCATATCGTGGTGCCCGAGACCGGACTTGAACCGGTACGGTAAAAACTACCGAGGGATTTTAAGTCCCTTGCGTCTACCATTCCGCCACTCGGGCTAAGTTAATGGAGCGGGAAACGAGATTCGAACTCGCGACCCCAACCTTGGCAAGGTTGTGCTCTACCCCTGAGCTATTCCCGCGTTAAAGTTTGCAATATTATCCAAAAATTGCTTAAAATTTTATTTTACTAAAACGAATTTCAAAATATTGTAAGCCATAAAAAGATAAAATGCCAAAATCTATTTGGGGTTATAGCTCAGCTGGGAGAGCGCTTGAATGGCATTCAAGAGGTCGGCGGTTCGATCCCGCTTAACTCCACCAGTGCTTTACTATCTCTTTTGCTTAATATATTTTCACTACTTTTTACTAAAATTTACGCCACATATATGTAAAAATTCAGATTTCTTTCGCTAAATTACAAATATGCAAAATTTAAAACAATATGTCAATGAAATTTTAAAAAGTCATAGTGACGGCAATGATCGTATCTTTAGCTTTGAATTTGATGGACAAAAATTTTGGTTAAAACGTATTGAAAAAAACATTGAAGGTAGTTTTTT comes from Campylobacter concisus and encodes:
- a CDS encoding thiamine-phosphate pyrophosphorylase, whose product is MTKDERIYRVIDANLNRLKEGLRVVEDIKRYVFDDAKLAYKIKSLRHKAKIPQKEFLKFRNSQNDVLKTSTKSEQARENLDEIITANFKRAQESARVLEECFKLINLEQAELFKSIRYELYELEKEL
- the secG gene encoding preprotein translocase subunit SecG, producing MSLIFLILQFALAVIITIAVLLQKSSSIGLGAYSGSNESLFGAKGPAGFLAKFTFIVGILFILNTLALGYFYNKDLKRSIVDSVDSKSLVIPKSNDVPSAPSAPQTPAK
- a CDS encoding polysaccharide deacetylase family protein, whose amino-acid sequence is MIKTLLASFLTLTFALADAHILVYHRFDDPRHTSTDISIKNLREQFEYFKNNGYEVVKLSKLVDAVNAGEKIPDNWIVITVDDGYKSFYDKALSVFKEYNYPFALMLYVEASANKYGDYLDFDQIKELEAYGEIGYHSYAHPRMTKLSDEALREDFQKGVETFEKHMGYKPKFFAVPYGEIDSRVVKLAKEFGFLALLNQNSGAVSDKSDVYDLYRTPVMNGTKIALTFNSKFLNAQWIFPDSYPQNNAIDKLIIKTDTNASEGSFFMTGFNGFKKVPMTNGVFECKFNPPLDKRKVLISLKVDYQRSTKLLIKDINAK
- the frr gene encoding ribosome recycling factor, which gives rise to MLNKIYETQKEGCEKAIASLKRDFTTLRTGKVNINIVDHVMVDYYGSPTPLNQVATVLTSDASTIAITPWEKSMIKAISSAIQAANIGVNPNSDGESVKLFFPPMTVEQRQENAKHAKSMGEKAKVSIRNVRKDANDEVKKLEKDKAITEDESKKGQDEVQKITDTYTAKIDTLVKEKEAELLKI